The Xiphias gladius isolate SHS-SW01 ecotype Sanya breed wild chromosome 9, ASM1685928v1, whole genome shotgun sequence genome window below encodes:
- the twnk gene encoding twinkle protein, mitochondrial: protein MITFINVLFQITKISNATLKKFGVRLFKPTKSLVFPWFSGPDSSLKGVKLLSAQNTGTEKVKYNEATVPKCSSYYNLFGLPLVGRMDSEVVLTGHELDTLAVSQATGLPSVALPRGVSCLPPILLPYLEQFKRVTLWLGGSIRSWEASKIFSRKLGLRRCSLVRPGEHRPCPVEALAQGKNLSRIIKASIPAAHKSIVSFKQLREDVYGELVNTEQVAGVKWTRFPELNRILKGHRKGELTIFTGPTGSGKTTFISELALDLCMQGVNTLWGSFEINNVRLAKIMLTQFAMQRLEENLEQYDFWADKFEELPLFFMTFHGQQNIKTVLDTMQHAVYLYDINHVVIDNLQFMMGQENLSVDKFAVQDHIIGAFRKFATNTSCHITLIIHPRKEEDDRELQTASIFGSAKASQEADNVLILQEKKLVTCPGRRSLQVTKNRFDGDVGIFPLDFIKSSLTFSALVKGKHKLRKVPTKPENEEVEGNEAAAKKDEVKKEKAEKANKTKTPRVKNPATGK, encoded by the exons ATGataacatttataaatgttttgtttcagatcaCAAAGATCTCTAATGCAACCCTCAAGAAGTTTGGTGTGAGGCTCTTCAAGCCTACCAAGAGTCTGGTTTTCCCCTGGTTCAGCGGACCCGACTCCTCCTTAAAAGGGGTGAAGCTCCTCTCCGCCCAAAACACAGGCACTGAGAAAGTTAAATATAATGAAGCTACAGTCCCAAAGTGTAGTTCTTACTACAACCTGTTTGGCCTCCCCCTGGTGGGCCGTATGGACTCTGAGGTGGTTCTGACTGGTCATGAGCTGGACACTCTGGCTGTGAGTCAGGCCACAGGGCTCCCCAGTGTTGCTCTTCCACGTGGTGTCAGCTGCCTTCCTCCGATCCTGCTGCCCTATCTGGAACAGTTCAAGCGGGTGACCCTGTGGCTGGGAGGCAGCATTCGCTCCTGGGAGGCGTCAAAGATCTTTTCCCGCAAGCTGGGTCTGAGGCGCTGCTCTTTGGTGCGACCCGGGGAGCACCGGCCGTGTCCCGTCGAGGCGCTAGCACAAGGGAAAAACTTAAGCCGCATCATCAAAGCCTCCATCCCAGCGGCCCATAAGTCCATAGTGTCCTTCAAGCAGCTCAGAGAGGACGTGTACGGGGAGCTGGTGAATACAGAGCAGGTGGCCGGAGTGAAGTGGACGAGGTTTCCAGAGCTCAACCGGATCCTAAAGGGACACCGCAAGGGGGAGCTGACAATTTTCACAG GTCCTACTGGCAGTGGGAAGACCACCTTTATCAGTGAGTTGGCCCTGGACCTTTGCATGCAGGGCGTCAACACGTTATGGGGCAGCTTTGAGATCAACAACGTGCGTCTGGCTAAGATCATGCTCACACAGTTTGCCATGCAGAGGCTGGAGGAGAACCTGGAGCAGTACGACTTCTGGGCGGACAAGTTTGAAGAGCTGCCGCTCTTCTTCATGACTTTCCATGGGCAGCAGAACATCAA GACAGTGCTGGACACTATGCAACATGCTGTCTACCTCTATGATATTAACCACGTTGTAATTGACAACCTGCAGTTCATGATGGGGCAGGAAAACCTCTCAGTAGACAA GTTTGCAGTCCAGGACCACATTATCGGGGCATTCAGGAAGTTTGCCACCAACACCAGCTGCCACATCACTCTGATCATTCACCCCAGGAAAGAAGAGGATGACCGTGAACTGCAAACAGCATCTATCTTTGGTTCTGCCAAG GCCAGCCAAGAAGCCGACAACGTCCTCATTTTGCAGGAGAAGAAGCTGGTGACGTGTCCTGGCCGCAGGTCCCTGCAGGTGACCAAGAACCGTTTCGACGGAGACGTGGGCATCTTCCCTCTGGACTTCATCAAGTCCTCGCTCACCTTCTCAGCTCTCGTCAAAGGCAAACACAAGCTCAGGAAAGTCCCCACCAAGCCGGAGAATGAGGAGGTCGAGGGGAATGAGGCGGCAGCGAAGAAGGACGAGGTTAAAAAGGAGAAGgcagagaaagcaaacaaaacaaagactcCGCGAGTTAAGAATCCTGCAACTGGAAAGTAG